From a region of the Priestia filamentosa genome:
- a CDS encoding MarR family transcriptional regulator — MSDLFEKKRLEREAKCQKKKEELEALPGGQQAIIRGSSTASKNARKRDIESSKVLTDEEMEQANVLQAKAQGAGMKLVPERKVKNKAKFAQIIQENWLYLIQNNILKNEEIMFLNKVLGFIGFRSNCLVQDIKAKEQIPMTQTELAEALKMSRTNANRLIKQLIEKGIMGKFESGRDGLNAKMYAIYINPNIILCGDRDDINETLQTMFRRYSKELKKIPVRLI, encoded by the coding sequence ATGTCAGATTTGTTTGAGAAAAAGAGATTAGAACGTGAAGCAAAGTGTCAAAAGAAGAAAGAAGAATTAGAAGCTCTTCCTGGAGGACAACAAGCAATCATTAGAGGTTCCTCAACAGCTTCTAAAAATGCTAGAAAACGAGATATTGAAAGCTCAAAAGTTTTGACTGATGAGGAAATGGAACAGGCTAATGTTCTCCAAGCAAAAGCTCAAGGAGCAGGAATGAAGTTAGTACCGGAGCGAAAGGTGAAAAATAAGGCTAAATTTGCTCAAATTATTCAAGAGAACTGGTTGTATTTAATTCAGAATAATATCTTGAAAAATGAAGAAATCATGTTTTTGAATAAGGTGTTAGGGTTTATTGGTTTTCGTTCTAATTGTTTAGTTCAAGATATAAAGGCTAAAGAACAGATTCCTATGACTCAAACTGAACTAGCTGAAGCTTTAAAAATGAGTCGTACAAATGCCAATAGACTTATTAAACAATTAATCGAAAAAGGTATAATGGGTAAATTTGAGTCTGGAAGAGACGGACTTAATGCAAAAATGTATGCTATATATATTAATCCAAATATCATCTTGTGTGGGGATCGTGATGATATTAATGAGACATTGCAAACTATGTTTAGAAGGTATTCTAAAGAGTTAAAGAAGATCCCAGTAAGATTAATTTAG
- the mobV gene encoding MobV family relaxase: MSYVICRMQKMKRHDVKGIQFHNQRERQSQTNFDIDSERTPLNYDLLHKENINYNEHVNEIIESQKTGTRKTRKDAVVVNELLITSDHDFFAHLESGEQERFFQESYTLFSQRYGEQNVAYVMVHQDEHTPHMHLGIVPMKDGKLQGKNVFNRGELQWIQDEFPKHMKQQGFEVERGEKGSDREHLTSQRFKAQQLQEQLSNIEKATEERQYERKQLEETIQDCKSRLSDLEASLDFHKKVDDVETKKEKKMGLFESDRVLVKQEDFGHIKALAKTSETFKKESEEYKWELRRETKKNEELEETNRALRSENVELKKENQGLKKENHLLFQTLERLKQVYQEKVPDMKRMIGFIKSELIDKAKDKVLIKNFFRDKEEVQGAEEFLKIKEEKRKERSKKVRRRRKDQEIER; encoded by the coding sequence ATGAGTTATGTCATTTGTCGCATGCAGAAAATGAAGCGACATGATGTAAAGGGTATACAGTTTCATAACCAACGCGAGAGACAAAGTCAGACAAACTTCGATATTGATTCAGAACGTACACCGTTAAATTACGATCTGTTACATAAAGAGAACATTAACTACAATGAGCACGTAAATGAGATTATAGAGAGCCAAAAAACAGGGACAAGAAAAACAAGAAAAGATGCTGTAGTTGTGAATGAACTGCTTATCACATCTGATCATGACTTCTTTGCTCACCTGGAATCGGGAGAACAAGAACGCTTCTTCCAGGAAAGCTATACGTTGTTCTCTCAACGTTATGGGGAACAAAATGTAGCCTATGTGATGGTCCATCAAGATGAACATACCCCTCATATGCATTTAGGTATTGTGCCGATGAAAGATGGAAAGCTGCAAGGAAAGAACGTATTTAATCGTGGAGAGCTTCAATGGATTCAAGATGAGTTTCCAAAACATATGAAACAACAAGGCTTTGAGGTAGAACGTGGGGAAAAAGGGTCAGACAGAGAACATTTAACGTCTCAACGTTTTAAAGCGCAACAACTTCAAGAACAGCTGAGTAATATTGAGAAAGCAACCGAAGAACGCCAATATGAGCGTAAACAGTTAGAAGAAACGATTCAAGATTGTAAGAGTCGTTTAAGTGATTTAGAAGCATCTTTGGATTTTCATAAAAAAGTAGATGATGTGGAGACAAAGAAAGAAAAGAAGATGGGCCTATTTGAATCAGATCGCGTCCTAGTGAAGCAGGAAGACTTCGGGCATATTAAAGCCTTAGCAAAGACATCAGAGACGTTTAAAAAGGAATCTGAGGAATATAAGTGGGAGTTACGAAGAGAAACGAAGAAAAATGAAGAACTTGAAGAAACAAATCGAGCGTTAAGAAGCGAAAACGTCGAATTAAAAAAGGAAAACCAAGGGTTAAAGAAAGAGAATCATCTTCTTTTTCAAACATTAGAACGATTAAAACAAGTCTATCAAGAGAAAGTACCTGATATGAAACGAATGATAGGTTTTATTAAAAGTGAACTTATAGATAAAGCGAAAGATAAAGTGTTAATCAAAAACTTTTTCAGAGATAAAGAGGAAGTTCAAGGAGCTGAAGAGTTCTTAAAAATCAAGGAAGAAAAAAGAAAGGAACGGTCAAAGAAAGTACGTAGAAGAAGAAAAGATCAGGAAATAGAACGATAG
- a CDS encoding glycoside hydrolase family 25 protein, whose protein sequence is MWIVTPGKEKERRGYFMERKGIDISHYQGDIDWSKVSNDGISFAFIKATEGSEDGSAIVDKYLDKNVNGTNDNGIDAGAYHFAKFVSVNDAVAEAKWFVKNIKGLPLTLPPVLDLEENNTKSDAEMNKAARAFMEHVEKEIGSCILYSFGNFYRDHVDKSLLKDFTYWHARYASTPINERLEDLFAWQYSKKGSVAGISGPVDLNK, encoded by the coding sequence ATGTGGATTGTGACTCCTGGAAAGGAAAAAGAAAGGAGAGGTTATTTTATGGAAAGAAAAGGGATTGATATATCGCACTATCAAGGGGACATTGATTGGTCGAAAGTATCAAATGATGGAATTAGTTTTGCGTTTATTAAAGCCACAGAGGGGTCGGAAGATGGCTCAGCAATTGTAGATAAGTATTTAGATAAAAATGTCAATGGAACAAATGATAATGGCATTGATGCTGGAGCCTATCACTTCGCAAAATTTGTCTCTGTTAATGATGCTGTCGCAGAGGCTAAATGGTTTGTGAAAAATATAAAAGGACTACCATTAACATTGCCGCCTGTATTAGATTTGGAGGAAAACAATACTAAATCTGATGCTGAAATGAATAAAGCGGCACGCGCTTTTATGGAACACGTTGAGAAAGAAATTGGTTCGTGTATCTTGTACTCGTTCGGCAATTTTTATCGTGACCATGTGGATAAGTCACTATTAAAGGATTTTACCTACTGGCACGCTCGGTATGCTTCTACACCTATTAATGAGAGACTAGAAGATCTATTCGCTTGGCAATATAGTAAAAAAGGAAGTGTTGCAGGGATTTCTGGACCAGTAGATTTAAATAAA